A genomic window from Pirellulales bacterium includes:
- a CDS encoding NTP transferase domain-containing protein: MSQKVAVVLAAGKGTRMKSELPKVLIEICGRPMIEYVLDSLAQVGFDRVVLVVGYRADDVKKVLRDRTNLTFALQEQQNGTGHAVMMCRQVLAEHDGPVAVVTGDAPLLQAESLEKLLAAFELRRPACVMGTIHKENPAGLGRIVRDAAGDFVGIVEEKDATEEQRRITEVNMSCYVFDCRALLAALDELRPDNAQGEYYITDCPGLMQREGKVVLALPVLKPIEALGVNTMDELRVVEDAVRTGALKS; this comes from the coding sequence ATGAGCCAAAAAGTTGCCGTCGTCTTGGCCGCAGGCAAGGGAACTCGCATGAAAAGCGAGTTGCCCAAGGTACTGATCGAAATCTGCGGCCGGCCGATGATCGAATACGTCCTCGATTCCCTGGCCCAGGTCGGTTTCGACCGCGTTGTGCTGGTGGTGGGGTATCGCGCCGACGACGTGAAAAAAGTCCTCCGCGATCGGACCAATTTGACCTTTGCACTGCAGGAGCAGCAGAACGGCACCGGTCATGCCGTGATGATGTGCCGTCAGGTGCTGGCCGAACACGACGGTCCGGTGGCAGTCGTGACAGGGGACGCGCCGCTATTGCAGGCCGAGTCGCTCGAAAAGCTGCTCGCCGCGTTTGAACTCCGTCGCCCCGCATGTGTGATGGGCACGATACATAAAGAGAATCCGGCGGGGCTGGGGCGAATCGTCCGCGATGCGGCCGGTGATTTTGTCGGCATCGTCGAAGAGAAGGATGCCACCGAGGAGCAGCGGCGGATCACCGAAGTGAACATGAGCTGCTACGTCTTTGACTGCCGGGCCCTGCTGGCGGCACTCGACGAATTGCGACCCGACAACGCGCAAGGCGAGTATTACATCACAGATTGCCCGGGCCTGATGCAGCGCGAGGGAAAAGTCGTGCTGGCGTTGCCAGTACTAAAGCCCATCGAAGCCTTGGGTGTGAACACGATGGACGAATTGCGCGTCGTGGAAGATGCCGTGCGCACCGGCGCCCTTAAGAGTTGA
- a CDS encoding PQQ-binding-like beta-propeller repeat protein yields MKPNGSVLAILVLVLVSSVTRAADWPQWRGPHRDGISQETGLLQEWPAEGPSLAWQAIDIGEGYSTPAIVGDRIYLISNKGMEDEYVQALDTKEGKEVWRQRIGNVGPNKGPQYPGSRSTVTVDGGMLYALGSDGDLTCLEASGGKVRWQKNLRTDFAGEPGQWAYAESPLIDGDILVCTPGGAEATIVALDKRTGEGIWKSAIEGGNQAAYASAIVVNVGNVKQYVQFLQKGLVGVDATTGKLLWRYERTAQGSPANIPTPVADGNLIYSAASRSGGGLVKLTANGNAVDAEQVYFEQKLPTSIGGAVEVDGLLFGTTTQGLICADFATGEPKWLDRSVGASAVCFADGRLYLHSEEDDVALVVATAEGYQEKGRFKLPNQPDRGRGKAWAYPVVANGRLYIRDLGMLWCYDVKSR; encoded by the coding sequence ATGAAACCCAACGGCAGCGTTCTGGCAATCTTGGTCTTGGTCCTGGTTTCTTCTGTGACGCGTGCCGCCGATTGGCCGCAATGGCGTGGGCCGCATCGCGACGGCATTTCGCAGGAAACCGGTCTGCTGCAAGAGTGGCCGGCCGAGGGACCATCGCTTGCCTGGCAAGCAATCGACATCGGCGAAGGATATTCAACGCCCGCCATTGTCGGCGATCGGATCTACCTGATCAGCAATAAGGGAATGGAAGACGAATACGTGCAGGCGCTCGACACCAAAGAAGGCAAGGAAGTCTGGCGTCAGAGAATCGGCAACGTCGGCCCCAACAAGGGACCGCAATATCCTGGCTCGCGCAGTACGGTCACGGTCGACGGCGGAATGCTGTACGCGCTCGGTTCGGATGGCGATCTGACATGCCTCGAAGCGTCCGGCGGCAAGGTGCGCTGGCAGAAGAATCTTCGCACGGACTTTGCCGGAGAGCCCGGGCAGTGGGCCTACGCGGAATCCCCTTTGATCGACGGCGATATTCTGGTCTGCACTCCCGGAGGGGCCGAAGCGACAATCGTTGCGCTCGACAAGCGCACGGGCGAGGGCATTTGGAAGTCCGCGATCGAGGGTGGAAATCAGGCGGCTTATGCCTCGGCGATCGTGGTCAACGTAGGAAACGTCAAGCAATACGTGCAGTTTTTGCAAAAGGGACTCGTTGGAGTCGACGCCACCACTGGCAAGCTCCTCTGGCGATACGAGCGGACGGCGCAAGGAAGCCCGGCCAACATTCCGACGCCCGTCGCCGATGGCAACCTGATCTACAGTGCCGCGAGCCGTAGTGGCGGCGGCCTCGTGAAACTCACGGCCAACGGCAACGCCGTCGATGCCGAGCAGGTTTATTTCGAACAGAAATTGCCGACGAGCATTGGCGGCGCCGTCGAGGTCGACGGCCTACTGTTCGGCACGACAACCCAAGGGCTGATTTGTGCCGATTTCGCCACCGGCGAGCCCAAGTGGCTAGATCGCAGCGTGGGAGCGAGCGCAGTCTGCTTCGCCGACGGCCGCTTGTATCTGCACAGCGAAGAGGACGATGTGGCGCTGGTCGTGGCGACGGCCGAGGGCTATCAGGAAAAAGGGCGATTCAAACTCCCCAATCAGCCCGATCGCGGTCGTGGCAAGGCCTGGGCCTATCCGGTGGTGGCTAACGGCCGGCTTTATATTCGCGACCTGGGCATGCTGTGGTGCTACGATGTGAAGTCGCGGTAG